In Rhodobacter sp. 24-YEA-8, the following are encoded in one genomic region:
- the lepA gene encoding translation elongation factor 4: MTQLDHIRNFSIVAHIDHGKSTLADRLIQMTGTVAERDMKAQILDSMDIERERGITIKANSVRIEYPAKDGKTYILNLIDTPGHVDFAYEVSRSMRAVEGSLLVVDASQGVEAQTLANVYQALDAGHEIVPVLNKIDLPAADPDRVKANIEDVIGLDASDAIPISAKSGLGIPDVLEAIVQRLPAPKGDRDAPLKAMLVDSWYDSYLGVVVMIRVMDGVIKKGDRIRMMQTNAVYPIDRLAVLTPKMKDIAELGPGEIGVFTASIKQVRDTRVGDTVTHERKGTETPLPGFKPAQPVVFCGLFPVDAADFEALRDAIEKLALNDASFSYEMETSAALGFGFRCGFLGLLHLEVIRERLEREFDLDLITTAPSVVFKLHMKDGEVRDLHNPADMPDLTYIDHIEEPRIKATIMVPDEYLGDILKLCQDRRGIQLNLTYAGPRAMVEYDLPLAEVVFDFYDRLKSVTKGYASFDYTLNEYREDNLVKMSILVNEEPVDALAMMVHRDRAEARGRVMVEKLKELIPRHMFKIPIQASIGARVIARETLSAMRKDVTAKCYGGDATRKRKLLDKQKEGKKKMRQFGKVEIPQTAFIQALKMDN, translated from the coding sequence ATGACCCAACTTGATCACATCCGCAATTTCTCCATCGTCGCCCATATCGACCACGGGAAATCCACGCTCGCCGACCGGCTTATCCAGATGACCGGCACGGTGGCCGAGCGTGACATGAAGGCGCAGATCCTCGACTCGATGGATATCGAGCGCGAGCGCGGCATCACGATCAAGGCGAACTCCGTCCGGATCGAATATCCGGCGAAGGATGGGAAAACCTATATCCTGAACCTGATCGACACGCCCGGCCACGTGGACTTCGCCTATGAGGTCTCGCGCTCGATGCGCGCGGTCGAAGGATCGCTTCTGGTGGTTGACGCCTCGCAGGGCGTCGAGGCGCAGACGCTGGCGAACGTGTATCAGGCGCTGGATGCCGGGCATGAGATCGTGCCGGTTCTGAACAAGATCGACCTGCCCGCCGCCGACCCGGATCGGGTGAAGGCCAATATCGAAGACGTGATCGGGCTCGATGCGTCAGACGCGATTCCGATTTCGGCGAAATCGGGCCTTGGTATCCCGGATGTGCTGGAAGCGATTGTTCAGCGCCTGCCGGCGCCGAAAGGTGACCGCGATGCGCCCCTGAAGGCGATGCTGGTTGACAGCTGGTATGACAGCTATCTCGGCGTGGTCGTCATGATCCGCGTCATGGATGGTGTGATCAAAAAGGGCGACCGCATCCGGATGATGCAGACCAATGCGGTCTACCCCATCGACCGTCTCGCCGTGCTGACGCCGAAGATGAAAGATATTGCCGAGCTGGGCCCGGGTGAGATCGGCGTCTTCACCGCCTCGATCAAACAGGTGCGCGATACCCGCGTCGGCGACACTGTCACCCATGAGCGCAAGGGCACCGAGACGCCGCTGCCGGGGTTCAAGCCCGCGCAGCCGGTGGTGTTCTGCGGCCTCTTCCCGGTCGATGCGGCGGATTTCGAGGCACTGCGCGATGCGATCGAAAAACTCGCGCTGAATGATGCCTCTTTCAGCTATGAGATGGAGACCTCGGCGGCGCTTGGCTTTGGTTTCCGCTGCGGTTTCCTTGGCCTTTTGCACCTCGAAGTGATCCGTGAACGGCTGGAGCGTGAATTCGATCTCGATCTGATCACCACCGCGCCGAGCGTGGTGTTCAAGCTGCATATGAAAGACGGCGAGGTGCGCGATCTGCACAACCCCGCCGATATGCCCGACCTGACCTATATCGACCATATCGAAGAGCCGCGCATCAAGGCGACGATCATGGTGCCGGATGAATATCTCGGCGATATCCTGAAACTCTGCCAGGACCGTCGCGGCATCCAGCTGAACCTGACCTATGCCGGCCCGCGCGCGATGGTCGAATATGACTTGCCGCTGGCGGAAGTGGTGTTCGACTTCTACGACCGGCTGAAATCGGTGACCAAGGGCTATGCGTCCTTTGACTACACGCTGAACGAATATCGCGAGGACAATCTCGTGAAGATGTCGATCCTCGTGAACGAAGAGCCGGTCGATGCGCTGGCGATGATGGTTCACCGTGACCGCGCCGAGGCGCGGGGCCGGGTGATGGTTGAAAAGCTGAAAGAGCTGATCCCGCGCCATATGTTCAAGATCCCGATCCAGGCCTCGATCGGCGCAAGGGTGATCGCGCGTGAAACCCTTTCGGCGATGCGCAAGGACGTGACCGCAAAATGCTATGGCGGCGACGCGACGCGTAAGCGCAAACTCCTCGACAAGCAAAAAGAGGGCAAAAAGAAGATGCGGCAGTTCGGCAAGGTCGAGATCCCGCAGACCGCCTTCATCCAGGCGCTCAAGATGGACAATTGA
- a CDS encoding DUF1127 domain-containing protein: MAYVNTSRAALARPSLFGDVVEALRNAIARRKLYSRTLEELRSLSDRDLSDLGLSRAMITEVAREAAYGK; the protein is encoded by the coding sequence ATGGCATATGTGAACACCTCCCGCGCCGCTTTGGCCCGGCCCTCGCTCTTCGGCGATGTCGTCGAGGCCCTGCGCAACGCAATCGCACGTCGTAAACTCTATTCGCGGACCCTTGAAGAGCTTCGTTCGCTCTCGGATCGTGATCTGTCGGATCTGGGCCTGTCCCGCGCCATGATCACCGAAGTTGCCCGCGAAGCCGCTTACGGCAAATAA
- a CDS encoding Mrp/NBP35 family ATP-binding protein, producing the protein MTATREAVTEILAGIALPGGGTLVSRDLIRALSVESGVVRFVIEAESADQARALAPVQAAAEAALKALSGITSVQVVMTAHGPAAKAAPKPAGPVVRSSGAAGEPPSLKIGGHPTPQQGGPQKLSGIDRIIAIGSGKGGVGKSTVSSNLAVALAKQGRRVGLLDADIYGPSQARMMGVSKRPSSVDGKIIEPVVAHGVTMMSMGLLLKEGEAVVWRGPMLMGAIQQLLSQVAWGELDILLIDLPPGTGDVQLSLSQRVQLTGALVVSTPQDVALIDALKAIDMFNKLKTPILGLIENMSTYICPNCGHEAHIFGHGGVPAEAQRLNIPFLGELPLALDVRVAGDAGAPIAASDGPLAEAYDRLARRLIDGNMA; encoded by the coding sequence ATGACAGCCACGCGTGAAGCGGTAACGGAGATTCTGGCGGGGATTGCCCTGCCGGGCGGTGGCACCCTGGTGTCGCGCGATTTGATTCGCGCGCTCTCGGTCGAGAGTGGCGTGGTGCGTTTCGTCATCGAGGCGGAAAGCGCAGATCAGGCGCGGGCGCTGGCGCCGGTCCAGGCGGCGGCAGAGGCGGCGCTGAAGGCGCTGTCGGGGATCACATCGGTCCAGGTGGTGATGACAGCGCATGGCCCGGCGGCGAAAGCGGCACCGAAACCGGCAGGTCCGGTGGTGCGCAGTTCGGGCGCGGCGGGCGAGCCGCCCAGCCTGAAGATCGGCGGTCATCCGACGCCGCAGCAGGGCGGGCCGCAAAAGCTCTCGGGGATCGACCGTATTATCGCGATCGGCTCGGGGAAGGGCGGTGTCGGCAAATCGACGGTCAGTTCGAACCTTGCGGTGGCACTGGCGAAACAGGGGCGGCGCGTCGGGTTGCTGGATGCAGATATATACGGGCCGAGCCAGGCGCGGATGATGGGCGTGTCGAAGCGCCCCTCATCGGTCGATGGCAAGATCATCGAGCCGGTGGTCGCGCATGGCGTCACCATGATGTCGATGGGGCTTTTGCTGAAAGAGGGCGAGGCCGTGGTCTGGCGCGGGCCGATGCTGATGGGGGCGATCCAGCAGCTTTTGTCCCAGGTGGCCTGGGGCGAGCTGGATATTCTGCTGATCGACCTGCCGCCCGGCACCGGTGATGTGCAGCTTTCACTGTCGCAGCGGGTACAGCTGACCGGTGCTCTGGTCGTGTCGACGCCGCAGGATGTGGCGCTGATCGACGCGCTGAAGGCCATCGACATGTTCAACAAGCTGAAAACGCCGATCCTTGGCCTGATCGAGAACATGTCTACTTATATATGCCCCAATTGCGGCCATGAGGCGCATATCTTCGGCCATGGCGGTGTCCCTGCCGAAGCGCAGCGCCTGAACATCCCCTTCCTCGGAGAGCTGCCGCTGGCTCTGGATGTGCGGGTGGCAGGTGATGCCGGGGCGCCGATTGCCGCCAGCGACGGTCCGCTGGCCGAGGCTTATGACCGCCTCGCGCGCCGCCTGATCGACGGCAATATGGCCTGA
- the mraZ gene encoding division/cell wall cluster transcriptional repressor MraZ — MAEAFRGEFYQKVDAKARVSIPAPFRRILEAGDAGAGTSRPRVVMVYGGRAGQAYVECYSVAQMAVMEDKIRRLAPGTPQRKALERNYITLSQTVEIDDDGRLVLPQKVRERIGLTDAGEACFAGALDTFQIWLRDTYDAEMAAQEEIDLDLPDGADLLSLLPHDGV; from the coding sequence ATGGCTGAGGCATTCAGAGGCGAGTTCTACCAGAAGGTAGATGCAAAGGCGCGGGTTTCGATCCCGGCGCCTTTTCGCCGTATTCTGGAAGCCGGCGATGCCGGGGCAGGGACCTCGCGCCCGCGTGTTGTGATGGTCTATGGCGGCCGCGCCGGTCAGGCCTATGTCGAATGCTATTCCGTCGCGCAAATGGCTGTGATGGAAGATAAGATCCGCAGGCTCGCCCCCGGCACGCCGCAGCGCAAGGCGCTTGAGCGCAATTACATCACCCTCTCGCAGACCGTTGAAATCGATGATGATGGCCGTCTCGTCCTGCCGCAGAAGGTGCGCGAGCGGATCGGCCTGACCGATGCCGGCGAGGCCTGTTTTGCGGGCGCACTGGACACGTTCCAGATCTGGCTGCGTGATACCTATGATGCGGAAATGGCGGCACAGGAAGAGATCGATCTCGACCTGCCCGATGGTGCGGATCTCCTCTCGCTCCTGCCGCATGACGGAGTGTAA
- the rsmH gene encoding 16S rRNA (cytosine(1402)-N(4))-methyltransferase RsmH has protein sequence MAGSAPHIPVLLRPLLAASAPVEGFWIDGTFGAGGYAKGLIDAGASRVLGIDRDPLAHRMAASWLPDFGGRIALAMGTFSDLDTLAGEPADGVVLDIGVSSMQIDEAERGFSFQKDGPLDMRMSQDGPSAADLVNTAGEEYLADILYNYGEERASRRIARAIVAARETSPFTTTLQLAEVVAKQLPRPKFGESHPATRSFQAIRIAVNAEFDQLAEGLAAAERILKPGGRLAVVTFHSLEDRIVKRFFQQASGAEPAANRYAPARDAVTPRFRLASKKAIGPDDEELAANPRARSAKLRIGIRTDAPALAADPAALGLPRFHVTRNSQKGRS, from the coding sequence ATGGCAGGAAGCGCACCGCATATCCCGGTGCTCCTCAGGCCCCTGCTTGCGGCGTCAGCCCCGGTTGAAGGCTTCTGGATTGATGGCACTTTCGGGGCAGGGGGCTATGCAAAGGGTCTGATCGACGCGGGCGCGTCACGGGTTCTTGGCATCGACCGCGATCCGCTGGCGCATCGGATGGCGGCGTCCTGGCTTCCCGATTTCGGCGGGCGTATCGCGCTGGCCATGGGCACATTTTCCGATCTCGACACACTCGCGGGCGAGCCGGCGGATGGCGTTGTCCTTGATATCGGCGTGTCCTCGATGCAGATCGACGAGGCAGAGCGCGGGTTTTCCTTTCAGAAAGACGGCCCGCTCGACATGCGGATGAGCCAGGACGGGCCCTCTGCCGCCGATCTGGTGAATACCGCAGGCGAGGAATATCTCGCGGATATCCTTTATAATTACGGTGAAGAGCGTGCCTCGCGCCGGATTGCGCGCGCGATTGTCGCGGCGCGCGAGACCAGCCCTTTCACCACCACGCTGCAACTGGCCGAAGTGGTCGCGAAACAGCTGCCGCGCCCGAAATTCGGCGAAAGCCATCCGGCAACCCGCAGTTTTCAGGCAATCCGTATCGCGGTGAACGCCGAATTCGATCAGCTGGCCGAGGGGCTGGCAGCGGCCGAGCGGATCCTGAAACCCGGCGGGCGGCTGGCGGTGGTGACCTTCCACAGCCTCGAAGACCGCATCGTCAAGCGGTTCTTCCAGCAGGCCTCCGGCGCCGAACCCGCTGCCAACCGCTATGCGCCGGCGCGGGATGCTGTCACCCCGCGCTTTCGGCTTGCGTCGAAGAAGGCCATCGGCCCCGATGACGAAGAACTTGCCGCCAATCCGCGCGCGCGGTCTGCGAAGCTTCGCATCGGCATTCGCACGGATGCGCCGGCCCTGGCCGCCGATCCGGCGGCGCTCGGGCTTCCCCGGTTTCATGTGACCCGTAATTCGCAAAAAGGACGGTCCTGA